From the Halomonas meridiana genome, one window contains:
- a CDS encoding DUF4258 domain-containing protein — protein MFCRRFERQVHITRHARERMLERNISEEQLIELLETGDTRFKDYTRLWIAKAFPKRTDNLVCAAVVLEDLLVVKTVMHHFDWEAMP, from the coding sequence ATGTTTTGCAGACGTTTTGAACGCCAAGTACATATCACTCGCCACGCGCGAGAACGAATGCTTGAGCGCAACATTAGCGAAGAACAATTGATCGAGTTACTCGAAACGGGCGATACCCGCTTTAAAGATTACACTCGACTCTGGATTGCGAAAGCATTTCCTAAGCGCACCGATAATCTCGTGTGTGCGGCGGTCGTGTTAGAAGATTTATTAGTGGTAAAGACGGTAATGCATCATTTTGACTGGGAGGCCATGCCATGA
- a CDS encoding DUF2283 domain-containing protein, which yields MRTTYDEADDILVLHLSEKPIAREVSQDWNTHISYADDNTIVEIVVLEASKQGAWPLLKSYAA from the coding sequence ATGAGAACCACTTACGATGAGGCTGATGATATCCTGGTGCTCCACCTTTCTGAGAAACCGATTGCTAGAGAGGTCTCTCAAGATTGGAACACCCACATTAGCTACGCTGATGACAATACCATCGTCGAAATTGTGGTTCTTGAAGCCTCAAAACAAGGCGCTTGGCCGCTACTGAAAAGCTACGCTGCATGA
- a CDS encoding ABC transporter permease: MSDINWRLAARSLKRDLRAADVRALFVALVLAVAASTMIAFFLDRLERGLERQAGQMLGGDLVLEQRDPFPEELRNTLEQAGFTLSDQVDLVSMISQGERFQPASLKAVDDVYPHYGVSHVDRGSGVEQIASGPPAGEAWADPRLAELIDIEIGDRVQVGQTELTISGIIEREADQSAGFGNFNPRLMLNTADLEATGLVQPGSRIEFELLAAGPPAALEQVQSLLAQLRRDGVEVRDVRVDRPQLGNALQRAESYLGLAGLAAVLLAGVAVAMSTRRYVERHLDTAALLRCFGASQYQLVTIFSLQLIGLALMASLIGALLGLVGQAVLLWLLTSFLPMTLPPPGIMPLWLGIFTALAVLVGFAGPTLLRIKQVSALKVLRRELDPLPPAAWLVVGVASIVFGGLLWLYSGSFPLALALLVGGSALLALLWGVSSLLLNGLLHAVQRLKGGGEWVQAFRLGGRQLARRKQAGLGQLLAFSVTFFAMAMIVLVRGDLLTTWQDQLPEDTPNYFAINIQPGERDAFEQAVAPRVDTQSTLYPMVRGRITEINGQAPRDAVPADARGDNSLRRELNLTWQSELPEGNQVVAGQWFTPASEPEGWMSEVDATPSSNSETVPISVEDGLAERLGLGLGDEITFAVGSDSITTRIESLRSLNWDSFNPNFFVIFPPGVLESFGHSFITAFHLPDEEQGLVRELVSDFPGVSLLNVDAILGQVRDVLTQVTRAVELVLILVLLAGVSVLYAALTASRPVRAHESGLLRVFGAGNRMISRVQGAEYALLGFASGLLGAVLAELATAALYLYWLDLTPRLHIGLWLTLPIGGALLIGVIGHALSYSLRRQAPAASLGLLGEA; the protein is encoded by the coding sequence ATGAGTGATATCAACTGGCGATTAGCAGCGCGAAGTCTCAAGCGCGACCTGCGCGCGGCGGATGTGCGGGCGCTGTTCGTCGCGCTGGTACTGGCGGTGGCCGCGTCCACCATGATTGCCTTCTTTCTTGACCGGTTAGAGCGAGGCCTTGAGCGCCAAGCCGGGCAGATGCTGGGTGGCGATTTAGTGCTCGAACAGCGCGACCCTTTCCCAGAAGAGCTGCGCAATACCCTAGAGCAGGCGGGTTTTACGCTGAGCGACCAAGTGGATCTGGTCTCCATGATCAGCCAGGGGGAGCGCTTCCAGCCCGCCAGCCTCAAAGCGGTGGATGACGTGTACCCGCATTACGGTGTTTCTCACGTAGACAGGGGCAGCGGCGTCGAGCAAATCGCCTCTGGCCCACCTGCGGGAGAAGCCTGGGCAGACCCACGGCTAGCCGAGCTGATCGATATCGAGATTGGCGACCGCGTGCAGGTGGGGCAAACGGAACTGACCATTAGCGGGATTATCGAGCGCGAAGCGGACCAGTCTGCTGGCTTTGGTAACTTCAACCCGCGCTTGATGCTCAATACCGCTGACCTTGAAGCTACTGGGTTGGTACAGCCAGGGTCACGCATTGAGTTTGAACTGCTGGCCGCCGGGCCGCCCGCCGCGTTAGAGCAAGTGCAGAGCTTATTGGCACAGCTACGGCGTGATGGGGTAGAGGTGCGTGATGTGCGGGTAGACCGCCCGCAGTTGGGTAACGCCCTGCAACGTGCGGAAAGCTACTTAGGCCTGGCCGGGTTAGCAGCGGTGCTGTTGGCTGGGGTGGCGGTTGCTATGTCGACCCGCCGCTACGTAGAGCGTCACCTGGATACCGCTGCGCTGCTGCGCTGCTTTGGGGCCAGCCAGTATCAGCTTGTGACGATTTTCAGCCTGCAACTCATTGGGCTGGCGTTAATGGCCTCCCTCATTGGCGCACTGCTGGGCTTGGTCGGCCAAGCCGTACTGCTGTGGCTATTGACTAGCTTTCTGCCCATGACGCTGCCACCCCCTGGCATTATGCCGCTGTGGCTCGGTATCTTCACCGCGCTGGCGGTGCTGGTGGGGTTTGCAGGGCCAACGCTGCTGCGTATCAAGCAGGTGAGCGCGCTGAAAGTCCTGCGCCGAGAGCTGGACCCGCTGCCGCCCGCCGCTTGGCTGGTGGTGGGGGTGGCCAGCATCGTATTTGGCGGCCTGCTGTGGCTCTATTCAGGCAGCTTCCCTCTAGCCTTGGCGCTTCTGGTGGGTGGCTCGGCTTTACTGGCGCTGCTGTGGGGCGTGAGTTCTTTATTGCTGAATGGTTTGCTTCACGCTGTGCAGCGCCTTAAGGGCGGCGGCGAGTGGGTTCAGGCATTTCGCTTGGGCGGGCGTCAGCTGGCCCGCCGCAAGCAGGCGGGGCTTGGCCAGCTGCTGGCATTTTCGGTCACGTTTTTTGCCATGGCGATGATCGTCCTGGTGCGTGGGGATCTGCTCACTACTTGGCAAGATCAACTACCAGAAGACACCCCCAACTACTTCGCCATCAACATTCAGCCCGGCGAGCGGGATGCGTTCGAGCAAGCGGTGGCACCTCGGGTCGATACCCAAAGTACCCTTTACCCCATGGTGCGTGGGCGTATTACCGAGATTAACGGACAAGCGCCCAGAGATGCTGTTCCCGCTGATGCCCGGGGCGACAACTCGCTGCGCCGTGAACTTAACCTGACGTGGCAATCCGAACTGCCCGAAGGCAACCAAGTGGTGGCAGGGCAGTGGTTCACACCCGCCAGTGAGCCAGAAGGCTGGATGAGCGAAGTGGACGCGACGCCTTCTAGCAATTCAGAAACTGTGCCCATTTCGGTAGAAGATGGTTTGGCTGAGCGTCTTGGTTTGGGATTGGGAGACGAAATCACATTCGCTGTGGGCAGCGACAGCATCACAACCCGCATCGAAAGCCTGCGCAGCCTGAATTGGGACAGCTTTAACCCGAACTTCTTCGTGATCTTCCCGCCCGGCGTGCTGGAATCGTTCGGCCATAGCTTCATCACTGCTTTCCATCTACCAGACGAAGAGCAGGGCTTGGTGCGTGAGCTGGTCAGCGACTTCCCCGGCGTCTCGCTGCTCAACGTAGATGCTATTCTTGGGCAGGTGCGCGATGTATTGACCCAAGTGACTCGCGCAGTAGAACTCGTTCTTATCCTGGTGCTGTTGGCGGGCGTGAGTGTGCTCTACGCCGCGCTCACCGCCAGCCGCCCGGTACGCGCCCATGAAAGTGGCCTGCTGCGGGTATTTGGTGCTGGCAACCGGATGATCTCCCGCGTGCAAGGGGCCGAATATGCCTTGCTTGGGTTCGCCAGCGGCCTGCTAGGGGCGGTGCTTGCAGAGCTCGCCACCGCCGCGCTCTACCTCTACTGGCTCGACTTAACCCCGCGCCTGCATATCGGCCTTTGGCTAACGCTCCCCATTGGCGGCGCGCTGCTGATAGGTGTCATCGGTCACGCGCTTTCCTACAGCCTACGCCGCCAAGCCCCAGCGGCAAGCTTGGGGTTATTAGGCGAGGCATAA
- a CDS encoding ABC transporter ATP-binding protein: protein MSYSSDPTSYTSTEDAPSRSPNTDPSAIPKVPEEAVRQPVLHAEKLAKRVTSGERTLTILHDLSLSVASGESVAILGKSGAGKSTLLGLLAGLDTPSDGELTLFGHALSRLDEDGRAALRAGRVGFVFQNFQLLPTLSALENVLLPLELSPRAGETRTAQQWLERVGLGERTSHQPKQLSGGEQQRVAIARAFVTDPELVFADEPTGNLDPDTGAQIIDLLFTLNKEAGTTLILVTHDHALARRCDRCLRLTNGQLVPFEPIPANSEEGDE from the coding sequence ATGTCTTACTCCTCTGACCCAACATCCTATACCTCGACCGAAGATGCACCATCGCGCTCGCCCAACACCGACCCCTCCGCTATCCCGAAGGTTCCCGAAGAAGCCGTTCGTCAGCCCGTGCTACATGCGGAAAAGCTGGCCAAACGAGTGACCAGCGGTGAACGCACGCTAACCATCTTACACGACCTGTCGTTAAGCGTAGCGTCGGGAGAGAGCGTTGCCATTTTAGGCAAAAGCGGCGCGGGTAAATCCACGCTGCTGGGCCTGTTGGCCGGGTTGGATACGCCCAGCGACGGTGAGTTGACACTCTTTGGCCATGCGCTGAGCCGCTTGGATGAGGATGGCCGCGCGGCATTGCGGGCAGGGCGAGTAGGGTTCGTGTTCCAGAACTTTCAACTGCTGCCGACGCTCAGTGCGCTGGAAAACGTGCTGCTGCCGTTGGAGCTTTCGCCCCGCGCCGGAGAAACACGTACCGCCCAGCAGTGGTTGGAGCGTGTAGGGCTTGGCGAGCGTACTTCCCACCAGCCCAAACAGCTCTCTGGCGGCGAACAGCAGCGAGTCGCCATTGCGCGTGCCTTCGTGACCGACCCTGAGCTGGTGTTTGCCGACGAGCCGACTGGCAACCTGGACCCGGATACCGGGGCGCAGATCATCGACCTGCTTTTCACGCTGAATAAAGAAGCGGGCACAACGCTGATTCTCGTTACCCACGACCACGCCTTAGCGCGCCGCTGCGACCGCTGCCTGCGCCTGACCAACGGCCAGCTCGTCCCGTTCGAGCCCATTCCAGCCAACAGCGAGGAAGGCGATGAGTGA
- a CDS encoding arylesterase yields MLLGAAPIYASTSEENLLTLLVMGDSLSAAYGIEQEQGWVALLAERLEGEAQVVNASISGETTSGGAQRFADIIGQREPDIVLLELGGNDGLRGLPPAQMRANLATMIEQSQQAGAEVLLLGIDIPPNYGQAYRDAFTGVYHSLAEEYDLSLVPFLLEDIALNQQLMQSDGIHPTADAQPIILDNVWPALEPLLEESQQVAAE; encoded by the coding sequence ATGTTGTTGGGTGCTGCTCCGATATATGCCAGCACCTCTGAAGAAAACTTGCTGACGCTCCTTGTGATGGGTGACAGCTTGAGCGCGGCATATGGTATTGAGCAAGAGCAGGGTTGGGTCGCGTTGCTAGCAGAGCGCCTTGAGGGTGAGGCGCAAGTGGTGAATGCCAGCATCAGCGGCGAAACCACCTCAGGCGGTGCTCAGCGATTTGCCGATATTATCGGACAGCGTGAGCCGGATATCGTTCTGTTAGAACTTGGCGGCAACGATGGCCTGCGCGGTTTACCACCCGCCCAAATGCGCGCCAATCTCGCCACCATGATCGAGCAAAGCCAGCAAGCAGGCGCAGAGGTGCTGCTGCTGGGTATCGATATTCCGCCGAATTACGGCCAAGCCTATCGCGATGCCTTCACCGGGGTCTATCACTCTCTGGCGGAGGAGTACGACCTCTCGCTCGTGCCCTTCTTACTGGAAGATATCGCCCTCAACCAACAGTTGATGCAAAGCGATGGCATTCACCCCACGGCAGACGCTCAGCCGATCATTCTCGACAACGTTTGGCCAGCGCTTGAACCGCTGTTGGAAGAGTCTCAACAAGTAGCGGCTGAATAA
- a CDS encoding transglutaminase-like cysteine peptidase, with the protein MASMSTSSSRPPSTLSRRQFLATAGALLLGAKLGISPSSAVAFNPQQLRQSMQQLYGQGGLNVLEEWFALLERLRGQDVQAQLRDVNDFFNRRVRWVEDIRVWGEEDFWATPLEALGKGQGDCEDYSIAKYITLKQLGVPGERLRMIYVRARIGRSQITQAHMVLGYYSTPNAEPLVLDNIAPSISPASQRNDLDPVFSFNSDGLWAGGGSESRADPLARLSRWRSVIGRMQSQGFI; encoded by the coding sequence ATGGCGTCCATGTCTACTTCCTCCTCCCGCCCGCCTTCCACCTTGTCGCGTCGGCAGTTTTTAGCCACTGCTGGCGCGTTGCTGTTGGGGGCCAAGCTGGGTATTTCGCCCTCCTCTGCCGTAGCCTTCAATCCCCAACAGCTGCGGCAAAGCATGCAGCAACTTTATGGACAAGGCGGTCTCAACGTCTTAGAAGAGTGGTTTGCATTGCTGGAGCGCTTACGTGGCCAGGACGTGCAAGCTCAGCTTCGCGATGTGAACGACTTTTTCAATCGCCGTGTGCGCTGGGTAGAAGATATCCGCGTGTGGGGAGAAGAGGACTTTTGGGCAACGCCCTTAGAAGCATTGGGTAAAGGGCAAGGCGACTGTGAGGATTACTCCATCGCTAAATACATCACCCTGAAGCAGTTGGGTGTGCCGGGGGAACGTTTGCGTATGATCTACGTTCGCGCCCGCATTGGGCGTAGCCAAATCACCCAGGCTCACATGGTGCTAGGCTACTACTCGACTCCCAATGCCGAACCGCTGGTACTGGACAACATTGCACCCTCCATTTCACCGGCTTCTCAGCGCAATGATTTAGACCCCGTCTTCAGCTTTAACAGCGACGGCCTTTGGGCAGGCGGTGGCTCGGAATCTCGTGCCGACCCGCTGGCACGGCTGTCGCGCTGGCGTAGCGTGATCGGGCGGATGCAATCACAAGGATTCATTTAA
- a CDS encoding EAL domain-containing protein: MSLIKQLWLAIIALLLLSFVGSLAISITSSRDYIEQEVRIKNEDNATTLALSMSQLDKDLVILELLISAQFDTGYYRSIILRDAEGEVLVERRAGEYSGDVPAWFRSLVQFDVPTGTATIQDGWRQFGTLELESQHSYAYASLWRSMLELAGWFLLAGAISLAIATVMVRGIKHPLVRVVAQAKDISARRFTTIQEPRTLELREVAQAMNVLSANVRQMLSQESQKLDELRRHLQHDRVTGALNRDVLMGKLASLLGSDDARATGLMVMVRVQALESLNDQLGHQATDKLLSTLVTELAALETSADEAMIGRLNGSDFLLMLPLEEQPDALLPRLQQALEKVAASAPEADIRLATAVVAYHSDDERGPLLATLDDALAEAESDSSTSNIALRQREQGSLFGNHTDWRNALTAAIAQGPQLAYFPVVDAQNRVLHYECPARLELASVWQTAGLFIPWVTRFALEPALDIAVVKKALVQLEANPGQFIGVNLSIASINNAQFVNELRLLLEKQPALASKLCFEVPATLTAHSIGSLRGLCSALRPLGCQFGIEHVGAEFTKLADLHDVGLAYLKVDSSLIRGIHTSNEQQTIVRGMATLCHSLGIQVIAEGVSTPEELESLFRTGVDGATGPGVRLN, from the coding sequence ATGTCGCTGATTAAACAGCTTTGGCTGGCCATTATTGCGCTCTTGCTGTTGTCGTTTGTCGGCAGCTTGGCGATCAGTATTACCAGCAGCCGTGACTATATCGAGCAGGAAGTGCGCATCAAAAACGAAGACAATGCCACGACTCTGGCGCTCTCCATGAGCCAGCTCGACAAAGATTTAGTGATTTTAGAGCTGCTGATCTCGGCGCAGTTCGATACCGGTTACTACCGCTCAATCATTCTGCGCGATGCCGAAGGCGAAGTGTTGGTTGAGCGCCGCGCCGGTGAGTACAGCGGCGACGTTCCGGCTTGGTTCCGCAGCCTAGTGCAGTTCGATGTACCCACCGGCACCGCGACGATTCAAGATGGCTGGCGGCAGTTCGGCACGCTAGAGCTGGAGAGCCAGCACAGCTACGCTTACGCCTCGCTTTGGCGCAGCATGTTAGAACTCGCCGGCTGGTTTTTACTCGCTGGAGCCATTAGCTTAGCGATTGCCACCGTGATGGTGCGAGGCATCAAACATCCGCTAGTACGCGTCGTCGCTCAGGCAAAAGATATCAGCGCGCGACGTTTTACCACCATCCAGGAACCCCGCACGCTAGAGCTGCGTGAAGTCGCCCAAGCGATGAACGTGCTTTCCGCCAACGTGCGCCAAATGCTCAGCCAAGAGAGCCAAAAGCTCGATGAACTGCGCCGCCATTTGCAGCATGATCGCGTCACGGGTGCTTTAAACCGTGATGTTCTGATGGGCAAACTGGCATCGCTATTAGGCAGCGACGATGCCCGCGCCACAGGCCTAATGGTGATGGTGCGCGTGCAGGCTCTAGAGAGCTTGAATGACCAGCTAGGCCACCAAGCCACTGACAAACTGCTTAGCACCCTGGTCACAGAGTTGGCCGCCCTGGAAACCAGCGCCGACGAAGCGATGATTGGGCGCTTAAACGGCAGCGACTTCCTGCTGATGTTGCCGCTGGAAGAGCAGCCAGACGCCCTACTCCCCCGTTTGCAACAGGCACTGGAAAAGGTCGCTGCTAGTGCCCCAGAGGCAGACATACGCCTAGCGACGGCGGTAGTGGCTTACCACTCAGACGACGAGCGCGGTCCACTGCTGGCAACGCTAGACGATGCCCTGGCCGAAGCTGAAAGTGACAGCAGCACGAGTAATATCGCCCTTCGCCAACGTGAACAAGGTTCATTGTTCGGTAACCATACCGATTGGCGTAACGCGCTAACCGCGGCTATTGCCCAAGGCCCGCAGCTTGCTTATTTCCCCGTGGTCGATGCCCAGAACCGAGTACTGCACTATGAATGCCCGGCTCGACTAGAGTTAGCCAGCGTTTGGCAAACCGCAGGCCTGTTTATTCCCTGGGTTACCCGCTTTGCGCTTGAGCCAGCGCTGGACATCGCCGTTGTGAAAAAGGCACTCGTTCAGTTGGAAGCAAACCCCGGGCAGTTTATTGGCGTAAACCTCTCGATTGCGTCAATCAACAATGCACAATTCGTCAACGAGCTTCGTTTGCTGCTAGAGAAACAGCCTGCCCTCGCCAGCAAGCTCTGCTTCGAAGTGCCTGCTACGCTGACAGCGCACTCCATTGGAAGCCTGCGCGGGCTGTGCAGCGCACTGCGGCCACTTGGCTGCCAGTTTGGTATTGAGCACGTGGGCGCGGAATTCACTAAGTTGGCCGACTTACACGATGTAGGGCTTGCCTACCTCAAAGTAGATAGCAGTTTAATTCGCGGTATCCATACCTCAAACGAGCAGCAAACTATCGTGCGCGGCATGGCCACGCTGTGCCACTCGCTAGGGATTCAGGTGATTGCCGAAGGAGTCTCAACTCCTGAAGAGTTAGAAAGCCTGTTCCGCACAGGTGTGGATGGGGCGACGGGACCAGGCGTACGCTTGAACTAA
- a CDS encoding tryptophan synthase subunit beta like protein gives MLYIKRNARGEIVMLSKEPSPECNDTIAADSPEVFAFLAQQTGQSAQMVASDLAFVRVVEDMLEVLLEKGVLSFTDLPAAAQSKVMERKSLRAKNDVNLISDDGGII, from the coding sequence ATGCTCTACATCAAACGAAATGCCCGTGGGGAGATTGTGATGCTCAGCAAAGAGCCCTCGCCTGAGTGTAATGACACCATCGCGGCGGATTCGCCAGAGGTGTTTGCCTTTCTGGCCCAGCAAACGGGGCAGTCGGCGCAAATGGTCGCCTCCGACTTGGCGTTCGTGCGGGTCGTCGAAGACATGCTGGAGGTGCTGCTAGAGAAGGGCGTGCTCAGCTTTACCGATTTGCCCGCTGCCGCTCAGAGCAAGGTGATGGAGCGTAAGTCGCTGCGCGCGAAGAACGATGTGAATTTGATTAGTGATGATGGCGGGATTATCTGA